AAGGAATTAaaatgtgtctatgtgtctctgtgtgtatggtgCCTGTGGATAGATGAACATCCGAGGACATCTTCCATacttgattctctcctttcactctgTAGAGGGATCAAACGTAAGTTGTTAGGTTTGGTGACAGGTACTTttttttacctactgagccatcactccagcctcacAATTGTTTCTGTACATATGGGCTCTGCAGTTTcacattaacattttcttttagacaggATCTGACTACGTAGTCtgagctggctctgaactcacgaagatccccttgtctctctctgcttagcgctgagattaaaggcatgtactagaATGCCTGGCagtattttttctcctttaaaaattgaTGCTCATTCAAAGACTAAGAATatgaagaataagaataagaagaagaagaggaaggaggaagaggaggagcaggaggaggaggaggataatgCCCATTCTTTGGGTCCCTTCTCTCTATTCTTCAGTTATTTTTCAGGATTCCAAGACTGAAATACTAGCTAGGGCTAGGTAGCAGGACAGACCCTCAAATGAGGTCAGCAATGTTGCAGGGCATCTCCTCAATGGAGGTGTTGTAGAAAGTATCAGTGTCTTGAAGAGTTCTCTTGTCttcttttattatgtatattacttttctgttgctgtgatacgaTACCATGATCCAAATCAATTTATAGGAGGAAGAGTTTGGCTTAAGGCTCCAAAGGAGAGTCTGCAATGGCAGGGTATACATGATAGCTAACATCcaggacaggaaacagagagagagagagagagagagagagagagagagagagagagagagagagacagagacagagagacagagagagagacagagagagacagagagagagacagagagacagagacagagacagagagagacagagagagacagacagaaacagagacagagagagatggagacagagagacagagagagatagagaaagagaggggtCTTTGACTGCAAATGTGATACAGAGCTAGCCTCAgaatttgttaaaaattaatttttaactaaaaattacacaatatattttgatcatatatcaAACTTCCTCCCAACTCTTCCTAGATCCTCCCCATCTCTGTACCCACCCAATGTTACAATCTCTTTCTCTAAAAATATTCCAAGCCCTCAAAACTAAAACTGAAACTCAAaactatcaacaacaacaaaacaaaaccagataagACAAATAATACCTAAACAAAAAGCACATCAAAAAGAACCCCATGAATTATGTCTTGTTTTGGCCAGCttctcctgggcatggggcctgccttggagtgtggttgatatacagTGACACTTCATAGGAGAGAGCTGATTTTCCTCTCCCAGGAAGTATCAATCACAAATAAATTCTTGGATAGGGATGGGATTTTGTGTTCACTTCCTATTCTCATTTCCTGAGATTTTTATCTGGTATAAACTTTggtaggtcttgtgcatgctgttatggtctctgtgagttcatatgtgtatcaacTCTATTGTGTCTGGAAAAGGCTTGTTTCTGTGGGTCATCCACCACTTTTGCcttttacaatcttcctgcctcctcttctgcataatCATTAGTATCACTCAGCTACAATAACTACAATACTACTTGTAACAGTGATGTActtgcaagatatgctggtgtaatagtggcagaaatatcatgggagtaaccaactaccttttgattggatttaagttcCACTCCGTGAGATGGAACCATACTTGACACTGCTCATGTGGCCAAGGACCAGATACTTAATAGGTCATGAGTCCCAGTGGAAAACCTgctactgttattctgctaacagaacagcaataaaatgatatACTACTCTACCCGTCGATTAGAGCATCACTTAACTCTTATCAGAGAGGTTTCTTGTGATAGATTGGAATTAACATGGGGACCTACAACTGGACAACatacagagactgagagacttgGGAGcagtcagtcctaaatgggagATCGCTAACCTCAGTATTTTTCAAAATTAGGGATGTCATTTGTAAAAGTATTGGCAATTtagtgtttgtttcctttttattttgtaacaaacttcttttctttccatttttagtaATAATTCCACGTAGACCTGGTCTTGTTCATGTAATTTCAGTTTCAAGTATAGCTTTTGCTGTTGCCCTGATATGTGGACTCATAATCTCCTATATGATACAGTAAGTATATGCCTCCCCCATTCTTAACCAATAAGGCAGGAAATACACAAGGAAATTATTTAGTGTCAgaagatggtgatgatgatgatgatgatgacatttCTTCTAATTACTAAATTATTATGATCATACTACATTTCCAGACCAGTGTATTCCAAAGTGTGGATTGTTGGTTATGctatggaaggaggaagaggaggaagaggagaaggagaagaaaagtagGCCAGATTAAAATTTAGTGGAACTGAAATATCAgaacctccccagtgttggggttacaggtgtatacCAACACAcgtggctttttatgtgggtccttGAGATTTAACTGAGGTCCTCAGGCTAGAGTGACAGTCACTTGGCTGACTGACTGGTTTTTAGAAtttagatattggggtgaaactttttttttctgagacagggtccctccgtgtagttttggtttctgtcctggatctcactctgtagaccaggctggcctcgaactcacagagatcctcctggctctgcctcctgagtgctgggattaaaggcgtgtgccaccaccgcccggctggggtGAAActcttagcttttaaaaatatttacaatgtttttatttcttcattgagaGTTTCACACCACATACTTTAATCACATTGGTTGGAGCTTTTTCAAAGTGATGTGGTCATTTTGAAACTATTAAGCCAAAGTGGCATCATGCTATTTAGACCACATTCTGATTCAGTCTAGAATTCTATTACATCCTCCCGAAACAGCCAAAGAAAGTACAAACTTCCTTTAAAGTTGGTGGCCACCTGACTATAGCAAATGAagacatttataagaaagaaacttaattaaaatttttttattttataatttaattttacatatcagccacaggttcccttttcctcacccccccccaccttctccccagcctaccccccattcccatctcctccagggcaaagactcccttgggggttcagctcaacctggtagattcagtccaggtaggtccagtctcttcctcccagtctGAGCAATCCATCTTGTTATTTGAGATCTTCTGGGATCTAGAATTTACCAATTAGGTTAGATGGGCGGCCAATGAGCTGTAGTaatatgcctgtctctgcctgctcagTGTTgggttacaagtgtgtaccatcacatctgactttttaatgtgggtattggggattgaactcaggttctcagcctTGTATGACAAGCTCTTTACTGGCCAACCTGTCTGCTTAGCTCCAATTAAGTACAGGATCTATACTGGGCTAAGCCAGGGTTTTAGAGGCCCTGGAAAATGAACTATCAGTAATAtcctacatttatttaaaatcttgacattttgttcattgtggctttttcagcattaattttgttttatatcataTTGCATTGATAGTAATTTCTGTTGTAAATTCCTTGAATTTTGTAGCTAGTCAAGTATGTCACTCACATCCAGCCCTGCTTTAGTTATGAGGTTTGGGACTGTCAGAGTATTTGTTGACATGAATCAACTAGGCCAGATAAGAAATTTGAAGTCTcacataaatgtatttttctgcctctgttctCAATCTACCAGCATGTATTAGCAATTCCTCTTGAGTCAAAAAATTCTATGATCTTGGCTGTAGTGATGACTGAGGGTTAAGAGCACTCTAggtccttgcagaggactggggtttagtttccagcatccttgttgggtggctcacaactgcttgtaacttcagATCTAGGGAATCTGATGTTCTCCTCCCTGGTCTTCACAGGTACCTGACACCACCTCCCCTCCacattataaacacacatataaataaaactttaaaacctTCAATATAAAGAAGGATGATTCACTCTAAAAAAAATCTGCCCTAACATTCATCTCTATGCTTCTTCAGTCGGCTGGTAAAAGCTGAGGAAAAACAGCAGCTTGCAACGTTGTATGAAAATGTCGAGATTCCACTTTTAGATGAAAAGGAGGTCTCTGAAGGTGATGTCCAGGCTGAGACTGATGAACCACATCCAGAGAATGAGGAACTGGGGAAGTTCATCGGTTCAGGTACTTTGTCCTGTCAGATCAAGGATGAGAATGAATGGTGGCTtagtttttcaaaagaaaatataactggGATCAAATGGAGTCTGAGTTAAGGAAGATGGATGTTCATGATGTAGAAATGAAGCATTTTCATCACACCCCAGCGATCAGTGGGTAGCTGTCTAGTTGCTTGATCCTCAATGTGGGCCAATTCCAAGAATCCATGACagtgtttaggaaaaaaaaaacaactttgttttGAATGAAACTTTCCCTTGAACATATTGGTGCATTATTCCTGTATCTAGAACATCTACAAGCAGACATTTCATTTGCCTCAGGCTGGTGTAGAAATGGGTTCCAGGTCCATACAACAAAAATCATTTCTCCCAGTGGAAGAACCCTATCTGAGACACAGGCATATTATAGATGCCTACATGTCATTGTGAGGAGAAGATGCCATAAATATTTCATATGCTTGATTTTGTAAAAGCTTTCAGGTTCAACATGTAAAGCTCAGTGTCTGGTCCCAATGCAGCAACATCCTCCACTTCATTCTTAAACAATTCTAGATGTGCCCAACCCAAAAGAGGCAGAGACTAAGAGCAGAAGTCATGATTGTTGCATACTGAGGCTGACCACCTTTGTAAGctgtggaaaatattttctaatgtcTTTTTATTACATTGGGTTactgtgtattttaaaagtttgaacatagaatgtaataattttaaaattcaaatttcagcTGAGGGTTGGTGGTTCACACATGAATTCAGAGTGCTTGTGAAGTGGTAGCAGGAAGGTGAATCCAAAGTCAGCAAGagcttgtttcaaaaaaccaaaccaaaccaaaccaaaccaaaccaaaaaccaaagtaaaatcttaaaaattttacTATCCTTCTTAGATCAGTAACATTTATTATTCTCTGATAAtggctttattttttctatgattcCCCCCTCACTGCTTTGTCTTCATATCTATCCTCCCATTACTCCAACCTTGATAATATTGTTTCTATATTTCAGTtattagaacaaaaagaagggaacacattttgaagaagaaaatgaagggagaGCAAAATCTACCCACAGAGAATCCATTGGAGAGTTCAAATTATGCTGATCAAGTGGAGAGTCATGACAACGTGGAGAGTCATGACAGCATGgagaaagatgaagaagaggagaatctatgaaaacagaagaaagctgTAGCATGTGCTAGACAATGTGGAGACCAGACTAAGACCAGATCACAGATGACTAAGAACATGAACAGGACTTAATTCCAGAGAACCTTGTTTCTTAGCTGTGATAGTCCATGAATAATTATAACTTAAGTAGAATATAGAAAACAACCTGAGTTCATTAATGATGAAGACAAATTGTCAAGGATTTTCTTCTTTGGCTTCAGACCAGAAATAAAGCTTATTCCTTTATTTGAGGGAGCCTTCTTGACTGTGAtagcaaaatattttttattaaaaaaacttTTCTAAGGGAtgtttctatcagattcagtcATTTATCTCAATGTTACACATGAAGGCACTGAGGATATCTTAATAAATATAGCACTAGATTAAGACATAAAGAACCTCAGTTGGTTCTCAGCTCTAATGAGGGAACTGAGGAGCTATATATCCAGTAAACATATGCAGTAGGCTGTGAGTAGCCAAGAGCtgtgggaagacagaagaggcaAGTCTCATATAGGTCCAATCTTTTGACCTTTCAACACAATATTGTCATGTACAAAGTTCATGCTGGAGAAtcaagcaacaaaacaaaatatcaccaaaaaaACCCATCAGTGTTGAAGTACAATTATTAGTGCATTGTACATTTTAGTTAGTACATTGTAGGTACATTGTTAAGTACAACCCAACAGTTTTGTGTTGGTTCCCATTCATTGCCATTCTGAGTGCAattgctttggaaaacagtctAGTCAGTCATTCCTATGAACACTGAGTTACTACATGAGCCAGCATATGTACTTCTACATATATATGTCCATACAAAAATTTGTACATGTTTAAAACAGCATTATATAGTCAGGCATGAGAGaatatgcctgtagtcccaggacttgggaggtggtcACAGTAAGATTGGGCTATGAACAAACTCCAACTTATCCATATGATGGAATATTTCTCAGTAGTTAAGGGGGTGAAGTACTGATGTATACTCCACATATGTGTGTTCATAGTGAAAACATTGTACTGAGTGTAAGAAACTAGACACCTATCGTGTGATTTTGTtacacaaaacacccataaacggCAAAGCCTATAGTTACAAAGAGTAGATTTGGGGTTCTAGGGAACTGCAGATGAAGGTTGTATAGGCTTTATGGTTGTAAGTTCCTGTCAATCAGTGTGGAGATTTGAAGACTTTTAGAAGTCTCCAGTGGTTTCTCACAGTCCCCAACTCTGTAGGCAGTCTTTTTACTGTGGCGATTGTTTCCTTTGCTACATACAAATACAGTCCTTGAAGGGCAGCTGTtccattttcaaattttcttggGCCCAGAATATGTCAGTGGAAGACAATATCCTGCGGACCAGTAACATGTATTGATCCAGTAAACATATGCTGTAGACCCTATTCCTGTTTTTGTATTCCATGGCTCTATTTCTTGAATAAAGCAAAAGTTTCTAGGCAACTCCATCCTGAATCAGAACCCAGATCCCTGATTCTGTAAACAGTTTCATGTACTCAGTTCTTCTGTTTATCAGTCACACATTTTCCTGTGGGCTATCTTCTCCCACAAAACGTATCAGACACTTAACTAGCATTTCCTTTCATGTGGTTGGCATGGAACAGAGGTGGAGAAGACCACATTTTTTTTGGGCCGGGGTGGGGCAGATATTTCTGCACATCTTGACAGTTTGGATCTCTCAAGGGGTATTCTTCATAGGAAGCCCTCCTTGTGTGAAATGTAGCTTAGTCTCAAGAGAAATTTTGTACTTGGCTGAGAACCAGCATCATGGACTGGAACTACACATTGATGGAACATTTGGGAAACAATTACAGTTCACTACATATCTTCATCAACACTAAATGCAGCAGATTTGAGAAAAGAACTTCAGAAGCAAGGTGGACAAGGACTCTTTGCTGAACAGTTGCAGATTCCAAGTGTCTGAGAAGTCACCTAGCAGAGAGGCTGGGAAGGATTTCCTCCTCAGCTCAGAACTTTTCTGACAACAAGTTACTCATACAGGGATGAAGTCCAATAACACAATTGAGAGAGCACTGGCCTTTTCCACTGTGAAAGAGTCATTACAACTTGGGAGAGTATGTAGACATTCAGAGTATGTAGACATCATATTCAGATGATGATATGTCATCAGCAGGGAAAGAtgtttgtagcacgaatcttaacaggtcttattaataaaaacaaacctgaagccaggtaatGGGTgagcactggaagatcagagaagcagaacaagctacagctatctcacctcgccaatttctcagctgattttgtttcctcagactggaagcttctcagtcttcatccagaatgaatctcagctgaactgctactcaaaagcctaaaagcttaaccaggccaaaagcttctagtttctggtctctaCACCTTATattacctttctactttctaccatcactccctaggattaacaGCTCACTTTCTGgcattaaaggagtgagtcaccatgcttggttgtatcacacagagatccagatagatctctgcctctggaatgctaggattaaaggcatgtgctaccactgcctatcctctatgtttaatgttgtggccgttctgttctctgaacccagataagtttattagcgtgcacataatttcagggaacacaataccaccacagatgttACAGTACAACCTGTAGCCTCAATGGTTATCCAAGAATTCATACTTCAGAAAAGCTATATGAATATGGAAAATGCATCAAATCCTCCAAGCAAAGGCCTAGTCTCATTACCCACAATGAAGTTCACATGGGAGTAAGACCCCATCAATGTTATGAATATGGAAGATTATTTAGTAGGAAGTATGACATCTTTAGATAGAGAATTCACATGGAGCTTAAGAGTGAAGTGAATGTGGGAAATCCTTTGTCTAAAGCtgctacttttattttctattattttttatttattcttctctcatatattttaTTCCACTTCagatttcccctccttcctctcctcccagaccctccccaACTTACTCTCTCCCCtagatctactcctcctccatttcccatcaGAAAAGAGTAGGCTTCTCAGCAATattaaccaaacatggcataacatgTTACAATAAGATTAGTACAtactctcatatcaaggctggacaaggcaatccagtatgagaaaAAGgttccccaaagcaggcaaaagagtcagagatacctcCACTCCCACCATTAGGAATCCAATAAAACCACCAAACTAATAGCTGTAACATATTTGGaaaggacctaggtcagacccatacaggctccctgatggtcacttcagtctctgtgagcccctttgagccctggttagttgattctgtgggtcatgttATTGTGGTGCTCTTGATCCCTCTGCcccctataatccttcctccccttcttccataGGATTTCTCATGCTTAGACCAATGTTTGGCAAAGTGGTTACTTACTAAACACCAGATAGTTCATACTAGAAAATGACCTCATGAGTGTAACAAATGTGGGAAAATTTTCACATAGAAGTCCCACCTCTTCTAACAACAGAGAATTCATAATGGTGTAAGATTTCATGAGTGTGATAAATGTGGAAAATTATTTAACCACAAATCCATTCTCATCATAAATGAAAGGGTTCATGCTGGAGACAGGCCTTATGAGTACACTGGATGTGGGAAGTCCTTTAGCAAGTGCTTTACTCTTGCTAGTCATTGGAGAAGTTGCATGGGAGAAAGGCTTTGTGAATGCAGTGAATGTAAGATATCCTTTAGCTACTACTCTAATATATTAAACATGAAAGAGTTCACACTgtaaggtacaagaagcatacagaacactatATAGACTGGGtgagaaaagaaattctccatagtacataatcaaaacattaaatgtacaa
The sequence above is drawn from the Peromyscus leucopus breed LL Stock chromosome 1, UCI_PerLeu_2.1, whole genome shotgun sequence genome and encodes:
- the C1H19orf18 gene encoding uncharacterized protein C19orf18 homolog, with protein sequence MNKVQSSMFLFWCLLECLLHVCLPYVDELYSFGKAAGLPGSVQLPTPKAPVEKPGGPSPIARENAITLTPTSGSTPKSSESQTSKGTSQNSDTPEPTEISHEFLARSAVPRFNSWNAVIIPRRPGLVHVISVSSIAFAVALICGLIISYMIHRLVKAEEKQQLATLYENVEIPLLDEKEVSEGDVQAETDEPHPENEELGKFIGSVIRTKRREHILKKKMKGEQNLPTENPLESSNYADQVESHDNVESHDSMEKDEEEENL